The genomic interval TTCGATCTGTGGGACGTGAACTTCCCGGCCATCGAGATCATCGGCCGCGACGGCGTGAATCTCGGAAAGTGGTGGCGCGACAACCGCTTCCAGGCCTACGAGGGCATCACGGTGCCGAAGTTCCCGAACTTCCTGAGCTTGAACAGCCCCTACTCCTACAGCGGCCTGTCCTACTTCACCACCATCGAGGGGCAGATGAAACACATGGCCCGCCTCTTCGGGGAGATGTTCCGGCGCGGCGAGCACACCTTCGAGGTGACCCAGCAGGCGAATGAGCGGTTCCTGGATCAGGTCACGGACAAACTCGGCGATTCGGTGTTCTACGGCGGCGACTGCGCGGGCGCGCGCAGCTACTACTTCAACCAGCACGGCGAAGCCGCGCTGCTGCGCCCGAACAGCACCGTCAGCACGCACAAGCAGGCGGTGAGTTTCCCGCTCGACGATTATTCGTTCGGTGCGGCGGGTGTAAAGGCCTCTGCCTGAGCGGGTCCCCGCGCATATCAGGTGTGCCGGTGTGGCGGCGGATACAGGAACTGGCAGACTATGGGCGTACCTGTCCATTCATCCACAAGACTAGGGACTGACTTCGACGATGGAATTCCTGTTTCCGCTCCTGCTGGCAGGCATGCTCGTGTTCATGTACATGGGCATTCGCCGCCAGAAGAAGGAGGCCGAGAAGGTCGCCGACATGCAGAGCAGCCTGAAGGTCGGTGACTCTGTCGTCACCACGTCGGGCCTCTACGGCACCGTGGTCGACGTCGACGACGCCACCGTCGATCTGGAGATCGCCGAGGACGTCGTCACCACCTGGCTGCGTCAGGCGATCCGCGAGCTCCGCACCGATGATGTGTCGAGCACCGGCGAGACCGTCGCCGACGAGGCTGTTACCGATGATGCCGAACCGGTCGTCGTCGAAGAGTCCCCCGCGCAGACCGAAACCCGGCTGACCAAGGACTGACCTTTCGCCGCACCGCCCGCGAGTCGTAGTGTCGCGGGCGCGTGCGCGCTTGTGTTTTGGATCCAACTCGACTTCCGCCTAGGAGATACCTGCTGTGCCACCTTCTCAGGGATCGGCGCAACATCCGCTCCGGCTGCTCGGCGTCTACGCCGCGCTGCTGGCCGTGATCTATGCGCTGGTGTTCTTCACCGGGGACAAAACCCCGACGCCCAAACTCGGCATCGACCTGCAGGGTGGTACCCGGGTCACGCTGACCGCACGCACTCCCGACGGCAGCAAGCCGAGCCAGGACAGCCTGAAGAAGGCCCAGGAGATCATCGAGAACCGTGTCAACGGTCTCGGTGTCGGTGGCTCCGAAGTCGTCGTCGACGGCGACAACATCGTCATCACCGTCCCCGGTGACGACGGGCAGCAGGCGCGGGCGCTGGCCACCACGGCCAAGCTCTACATTCGTCCGGTGCTGGCGGCCGTCCCGGTCGGCCCCGACGGCAAGGTGCCCACCCAGGGCGCGACCCAGCCCACCCCGGCCCCGCCCGCCGAGACCGCGCCGCCGGCCGAGGTTCCCCCCGCGGAGGTCCCGCCCGCGGAGGTCCCGCCCGCCGAGGTTCCGGTCCCGCAGCCCCGCGTGTTCCCGGCGCAGGCGCCGACGCCGCCCGCCGACCCGGGCGCTCTCACGCCGCAGGAGATCGCGCAGAAGGAGATCGCCGAAGCGAAGGCGACTCGGCAGAGCGCCGATCCCGCGGTGCAACAGGCGGCCGTGCTGGCGATGGACTGCTCCAAGCCGGACCCGCTGGCCGGTAACGACGATCCGGCGCTGCCGTTGATCACCTGCGCGGTTCCCGGCTCGCCGAACCCCGAGGTGTACCTGCTCGGTCCGAGCAAGATTGACGGCCAGGAGATCAAGGACGCCACCGCGGGCCTCAACTCCCAGCAGGCCCGGCACGAGGTGAACCTGGAATTCAAGTCCGGCGGTAGTGACGCCTGGGCCGCCATCACCGGTGACGCGATCAAGCAGCAGTCGCCGCAGAACCGGGTCGCGTTCGTGCTCGACTCGCGCGTGGTGTCCGCCCCGGTCGTGCAGCAGGGCCCGCAGCTGGGTGGCCGCACCACCATCTCCGGCAACTTCAACGCCGCCAGCTCCAAGGAACTGGCCAACACCCTGAAGTACGGTTCGCTGCCGCTGTCGTTCCAGACCTCCGAGGCCGAAACCGTCTCCGCGACGCTGGGCCTGTCCTCGCTGCGGGCCGGTCTGCTGGCCGGCGCGATCGGTCTCGCGGTCGTGCTGCTGTACTGCCTGGCGTACTACCGGATGCTCGGATTCCTCACCGCCCTTTCGCTTTTCGCCTCGGGGCTCGCGGTCTACGGCATCATGGTGCTGCTCGGCCGCTGGATCAACTTCACGCTGGACCTGGCCGGCATCGCCGGTCTGATCATCGGTATCGGTATGACCGCCGACTCCTTCGTGGTGTTCTTCGAACGCATCAAGGACGAGATGCGGGAGGGCCGCAGTTTCCGGTCCGCCGTCCCGCGCGGCTGGGCCCGCGCCCGGCGCACCATCCTGTCCGGTAACGCGGTCAGCCTGATCGCGTCCGCGGTGCTCTACATCCTCGCGGTCGGTCAGGTGAAGGGCTTCGCGTTCACCCTCGGACTCACCACGGTCCTCGATGTCATCGTGGTGTTCCTGGTGACGATGCCGCTGGTCATGCTGGCTTCGCGCACCCAGTTCTGGGCGAAGCCCGGGGTGAACGGCCTGGGCGCGATCCAAGAGGTGGCGCGCGAACGCCGGGCCTCCGGCGCCGCACTCTCCGAAGGTGTGAGGACTCGATGAGCAACCAGACCAGCCCGTCGCTGCGCAAGCGGGACGCCGAGGAC from Nocardia goodfellowii carries:
- the yajC gene encoding preprotein translocase subunit YajC, whose amino-acid sequence is MEFLFPLLLAGMLVFMYMGIRRQKKEAEKVADMQSSLKVGDSVVTTSGLYGTVVDVDDATVDLEIAEDVVTTWLRQAIRELRTDDVSSTGETVADEAVTDDAEPVVVEESPAQTETRLTKD
- the secD gene encoding protein translocase subunit SecD → MPPSQGSAQHPLRLLGVYAALLAVIYALVFFTGDKTPTPKLGIDLQGGTRVTLTARTPDGSKPSQDSLKKAQEIIENRVNGLGVGGSEVVVDGDNIVITVPGDDGQQARALATTAKLYIRPVLAAVPVGPDGKVPTQGATQPTPAPPAETAPPAEVPPAEVPPAEVPPAEVPVPQPRVFPAQAPTPPADPGALTPQEIAQKEIAEAKATRQSADPAVQQAAVLAMDCSKPDPLAGNDDPALPLITCAVPGSPNPEVYLLGPSKIDGQEIKDATAGLNSQQARHEVNLEFKSGGSDAWAAITGDAIKQQSPQNRVAFVLDSRVVSAPVVQQGPQLGGRTTISGNFNAASSKELANTLKYGSLPLSFQTSEAETVSATLGLSSLRAGLLAGAIGLAVVLLYCLAYYRMLGFLTALSLFASGLAVYGIMVLLGRWINFTLDLAGIAGLIIGIGMTADSFVVFFERIKDEMREGRSFRSAVPRGWARARRTILSGNAVSLIASAVLYILAVGQVKGFAFTLGLTTVLDVIVVFLVTMPLVMLASRTQFWAKPGVNGLGAIQEVARERRASGAALSEGVRTR